The following DNA comes from Ignavibacteria bacterium.
ATAAAATTGATTTATTGGTGAGAGAATTTACAGTAAGTTGATAAACATATATGCCAGAAGAATAACTATTACCATCAAAGTTCACAGTATATTTTGCTGGATTTAAGGTAGTGTTCAACAACGTATTTATTTCATTACCTAAGATATCAAAAATCCTTAATTGGACATTTGAGGAGTTTAGAATTTCGAAAGTAATAGTTGTTTTTGCATTAAATGGATTTGGGTAATTTTGATATAAACTAAATTTTGAAGTTATTTCCGTTGAAATTATATTAATGCCAATCGGATTGTACTCACCATTTTTATCAAGCTTTAATATATATCCATCATCCTGTTGAATATCTGTTCTACCTACAATAATTGCTCCACTATCTGTAGTCTGCTTAATATTCCAAGCCGAATTTGTATTGCCAAAGAATCCATACATTTTTTTCCATATATCAACCCCATTACTGTCAATTTTTCTTACCCTAATTGGATGGTTAGAAATTGAATCGTTAAAACCGCAAGTTAATACTCCACCATCGAAAGTTGGTGCAATACTATAATTTGTACTTGAAAAAGTTGTATCATATCCTTTAAGCCATAAAAATGAACCATCATTTGAAAATTTTGCTAAAAAGGCATCAAGATCATTATAATTTCCTCCAACAAAAAAACTACCACTTTTAATTTCTGTTAGACTCCTAACGTTTGGATAAAAAAATCCTGGGACACTTGTAAACCACAATTGGTTACCAGTAAGATTTAACTTAACAAGGAAAATCTCTGTTGGTTGCGAACCAGAAGGAAAATAATCACCAGTTAAAATTAAGTAACCATCTGAAAAAATCATATCAGCATAACCTCCCAAATAAAATGAGCTTGAATAAACTGAATCCCAAATTTTAGTTCCATCTGAATTATATTTGGATAAATATGGATAAAAATTCCCTGGGAAATATTGTCCGCACATAAAATAGCTACCGTCATTTACCTGTAATATTTTATTTATTCTTAGGTTTTCATCATAAAAATTACCAATAATTAGTATATTACCATTTATATCAAATTTTACAAAACTTCCATTTACTCCAGATAATGCATAATTATTATCATTTGTTTTTATTACGCTCGTAGCTTCATCACGGTCTAATTTTCTTGACCATAATGTATCACCATTCTCATTAAATCTAACAATATACATGTAATCATTTATAAAACTTTCTCGATCTCTGCCAACTGCAATATAACCGTTATCCGGGGTTTGTATTACTGAATGAAAATATTGTATTCCTGGTGCAATAATTGCTTTCTGCCATGTTATACTCTGTCCAAAACTTGTGCTGCACCCAATAACAATTAACATCACAGCAAAGTAAAATGCTTTAGCATTTATAAATTTTGTTGATTTTTTAGTTTTTTTAAGCATATTTTAATAATTCGGTTTGTATCAGTTTGGCTTGTTTCCCGTTTTCACAGTAAACTCAAAGGATTCGGGTTTTATATATAATTATATATTTCAAATTAATATAAAATCAAACTATAGTCAAGCGTAAAATTGTAAATTATTAATCAATTTAAGCTATTTTGGCAAACAAAACAAATACCGGTAAATTAATTTCGGAATTATATTCATCAAGGCTCGGGTATCGCATAAAATTCTATTGGTAATAATAGTTACATTGCAAATATCATACAGCAAATAAGGCAATACAATGATTTAGGTCATAAAAAACCTGCCAGGTTTTAATGATAAATGAAACCGTAACCGAACCCTTTTCCAACGGGACTCCGCTGGAGCAGGGTTCGTATAAGTTAAAGTAAAATCTAAACGAGCCCTTAAAACCTAAGGCCTGATTTTGAGAGTGGCTCGGCTGCAAAAAGC
Coding sequences within:
- a CDS encoding T9SS type A sorting domain-containing protein, yielding MLKKTKKSTKFINAKAFYFAVMLIVIGCSTSFGQSITWQKAIIAPGIQYFHSVIQTPDNGYIAVGRDRESFINDYMYIVRFNENGDTLWSRKLDRDEATSVIKTNDNNYALSGVNGSFVKFDINGNILIIGNFYDENLRINKILQVNDGSYFMCGQYFPGNFYPYLSKYNSDGTKIWDSVYSSSFYLGGYADMIFSDGYLILTGDYFPSGSQPTEIFLVKLNLTGNQLWFTSVPGFFYPNVRSLTEIKSGSFFVGGNYNDLDAFLAKFSNDGSFLWLKGYDTTFSSTNYSIAPTFDGGVLTCGFNDSISNHPIRVRKIDSNGVDIWKKMYGFFGNTNSAWNIKQTTDSGAIIVGRTDIQQDDGYILKLDKNGEYNPIGINIISTEITSKFSLYQNYPNPFNAKTTITFEILNSSNVQLRIFDILGNEINTLLNTTLNPAKYTVNFDGNSYSSGIYVYQLTVNSLTNKSILYSKSNKLILLK